The following DNA comes from Nothobranchius furzeri strain GRZ-AD chromosome 19, NfurGRZ-RIMD1, whole genome shotgun sequence.
CTAAACCTGCTTCCTCGTCCACACTCTGGATGCTTTGGAAGGCCATGGTGTAGCTCTCCAAAGCTTTGGCGTGGAACGCCATTTCCACCGTCACAAACTCACTGAAGACTTTCTTGGATCAGGAGGAAAAAGACAGAAGACTTGAAAAACTGTCTGACAGTCACAAGACAGGAAATTAAATCAGGCAGAAACTGAGCGGACCTTGATGTCTCGGATCCTCTGCAGCTCAAACTTGTCTATGGCCTCCTCCAGCTGTTTGGTGGTCCGTGTGGCGTCCATGGTGGCTCTCTGGAGCTCACTTTCAGCCTGACAGCATAACATTTTATAAACCCCATATTTTAAACTACTGCTGCAAAATGTATCTCttttaatatatatttatttaataatGTTTCATCGTCAAAGAAACAGCACTCAGATCACTAGTTCTGTTCTGATTGAATTTTACTGGTTATTTTAATGGCTAATAAATCCACATGATCTAATTCTAAACGTTCTTTTTATGAATAAAACGAGTAATTTTAAAAccagctgagccgatctgtcgtggtgaagagggagctgagccagaaagccaggctctcgatttaccggtcgatctacgtcccaatcctcacctatggtcatgagctttgggtaatgaccgaaagaacgagatcgcggatacaagcggccgaaatgagtttcctccgtagggtggccgggctcagccttagagatagggtgaggagttcggacattcgggagggactcggagtagaaccgctgctcctccggatcgaaaggagccagttgaggtggtttgggcatctggtcaggatgcctcctggacgcctctctggggaggtgtttcgggcatgtcctgccggcaggaggcccccggatcgacccaggacacgttggagaggtcacatctccaatctggtccgggaacaccttggggtcctgccggaggagctggtggaggtggccggggagaggacggtctggagctccctagttgggatgctgccccaacTATGTACTATTTGTACATTTTGACAATTGCAATAaagttcataatttaaaaaagAGAGAGGGAAAAATCCACGGGACACACCTGAGACTGAAAATCTGGTTAAGAAAACACAACAATAATATTTTCCTGCAGTTTAATAATAAATTAATTAAGTTTGACAAGTTATGCCGATATTAAACGTAATATTCTTACACACTGCTGTCTTAATGCAaatgttacttttttttttttttaagtttcacaACCGGAGAAAGACAGCAAGGATACGATAATCTGTCGGTCTGAAGGGTTTTTCAGTCTGGTTCTCTCGAGCTGAGCCATCTGTTTGGCTTCTCTGTCTCTGGcactttgagttgtcttcagatcCTCCTACATGGACACACAAAGTATCATAATGATAATTAACTGTAGCCATTTAAGACATCTGAAGCACCTTAACCGACTTCATGTTGCTCGCAACTTGATTCAAACACCTTTGATTGTGATGCTGGTGGTCACCCCAGCAGCAGATCAGAGAGAGGTGACGTACTTCGGTTGCAGTAAAGTTACAGTTATCATAGTGTTCGTGTTTTTGCCAATGAAGCAACAGCTTATTGTGCCCTCTTGTAGTCGTGAGACAAACAGCATCACTATTTAGCTTCAGCTGTGTTTGCTTTAAAAGCCTCACCCTTTTATGCTTCACCACCGCTTCGTAGTTCTTTAACGGCTCTATGACTTTGGCCTCAAGTCTTTCCACCTGTAAAACAAACGTACATCATGACTGAACACATCATAGACTGTGTGGATGTTGCTGAAATGCCAAATGATCCACCTCAGCTTGGCGGTAGTCCTGAACTTTGGCCAGGTGATCAGCAAACTGCTTCATTCCCCTCTTGAGGTCTGGGGCCTCGGTATCGGCATACAGGCCGATTTCACGGACCAGAAGGTCTGCTTTGTCTCGTAGTCTGGCTGTTTTACGAGCGTAGGCAGCAAAAAGTTGGCATATCTCTCCAAAATGTTTCTCCACCTTAGTGATGTTCTCCTGGATCCTCTTAGTCTGATCATCTCTGCGAAGAATAAATGGAAGTGCATTAAGATTATAGGAAACAACCAAAGAGGGGCATTGAATTGTAATCTATTATTCAAAGTATTTATTTAGATTTGAAAAGTACTTTGGTCCAGATTGACCCAATTATAATTTTGTCTGCAGTTTCAATATAATCAGTAGATAAGTAATAATACGTAAAGCAGGCTTATATTTTAGTAGGTGAACATCAGTTAGTAAATGTCTGAAACACTGAAAATTCCCGCTCAGGGTTAATAAAATCATAACTTGACGTGTTGAATATATTTACCTGGCTCTCGCATCAGGTGTGCGACTCATTACTGCAGACGAACAATGAAGGTAATGTTTACTTTTACCAAAGACGTTTCTTAGCGCGGTGCTAACCAACTAGCGGCTAGCTAGCAAGCCATTCTGCCGTTTCCATGGAGTTCCCCTGCGTTTCCGCTCCGCGTTGCATTCTGGGACATTGAGTTCCTTGCTTATCTAGCTGTGATTAGCTGCTCAGACCTGGACTAAACTTAAATTTAATACAGATTTATTAAAACGCAGTTTATGATTTGAACGTGGTTAACATTGTCAGGAAACAGCCtttttttattttagtgttaAAAGTCCATATCTATTTTGGTCATATCGTTTTTTGTTGTCTTTTACGACTAAGTTCCAACATCTTGGTGGCATTGTCAGACATTATTACAGTTCAATATTTGGTTATTTGTGTGAACTTATAGTACAAACATAAATTGTAAGAAGTAGAATATTTTTGTATATAAGAAGTCTAATTCAAGCaaaaactggaaaaataaagggttAGCTAAAAACCAGGGGTGGTTCTAGGGTAAGCttggaccccccccccaccccccaccccccccccccccaccccaccccaccccagctGAAGGCAGATCTTAAACATTGATAAGCTTTTTGTGATATTTTAGGCTAAATGGGAGATGTGGAACCATAACATGAGACTGCATTCATCCCAAAATTTAGAGACACTTAGAAAAAAATGTCATGTTACCTAAATAACCCAGATAACTCGTCTTTTACTGAATTGCTATTTTCATTATTACACCCCCCCTGGTTTGTTTATTCCTCATCTTAGACTGCCATCTAGCGGTATTGTTTAAAAACGTAATATTTGGCTTTTAACACGTTTGTAATTCTTCCTGCTGACATTGAACATTATCATTTAGTGACTGTTTTGAGCGTTGTTGCTCATTTCAATGGAATTTATACAAAATGAATTTATGCTGCCATAAATTCTTCTTCACTGTTTTGCTGGCAGAATTATGAAATTCCAGCTATGAGTACTTCAGTAGTATAACCACATAAATCTATAAATAAGAACATATTgtgaaacgacttaaaaagtttatttaaaatGAGTTTGTGGATGCAAATGTAAGGTGTTATGTAGGAGTCTAGGATAAAATCTTAGTTTTGcataaaaacacccagcagcaaaatgGTATAATTTTGTAGTTTTATTGATGGTAATTTTATCACTCATCCAGTAATAATCATGGCTTTAAAATAAACTGACGTCCCTATCATCCAAAGTCGCCCGCCTCCATTTAAACATGCGATAGAAAAATATATACTTAATACTTTGTACAATACTGGTTTTGGTCCAAACAAAAGTGGATCAGAAAAGCCAATATACCTTTACCTAAAGGTTCTCCAATTTGCATTTAAGCTCCTTTTAAATGGATTTGGGCAACTTTGAATATAGGAATTTACATAATAAATTCTAAAGACAAAAAAGCTGAATGCAGAGTTTGTAACACAAAAAAATCTCAActtcacagattaaaaaaaatatcACTATTTACAAGTTTTTTATAATATTCAAAGGCCAATTAAGAGAAAAAGGAGAGCTTGTGAGGAATAAAGGGAGAGAATAAGGAATCGGGAAGAGGAAGGGGGGACCGAGAGAGACGAGAGTGCACAAAAAGCGGAGTTGCGGAGCGAACCAGAGAAAAATCAAACATCTAACGAGGATTTTTGAAGCTACACATTTACAaag
Coding sequences within:
- the cibar1 gene encoding CBY1-interacting BAR domain-containing protein 1, coding for MCETSGLYLTKLLHGLRGRQSSKDPTPKQKTSKTVISLFYTPAKCLLDFRLGELCGKCSVVPAEASTGSTGRVGAVCRLLEVCLASLYMLRMRVGVLENLKRLSYRLVAPPLARKQMNVETKPGEEGRRGRVRELGSCINAQRRTDRAGGATPSFDPFRTFLVQLVSTALRNVFGKSKHYLHCSSAVMSRTPDARARDDQTKRIQENITKVEKHFGEICQLFAAYARKTARLRDKADLLVREIGLYADTEAPDLKRGMKQFADHLAKVQDYRQAEVERLEAKVIEPLKNYEAVVKHKREDLKTTQSARDREAKQMAQLERTRLKNPSDRQIISQAESELQRATMDATRTTKQLEEAIDKFELQRIRDIKKVFSEFVTVEMAFHAKALESYTMAFQSIQSVDEEAGLEVFRSSLHPPDYHSHSDIKRANSKTSLDWTGSLLSASGTFQQQRACSRQTRGEEGDEDDEEDEDEEEEDDDSEGEDTDDEH